One Narcine bancroftii isolate sNarBan1 chromosome 3, sNarBan1.hap1, whole genome shotgun sequence DNA window includes the following coding sequences:
- the LOC138758919 gene encoding cathepsin K-like isoform X1 — protein sequence MKFPLFLGFVLGSFLVVASDYIFNSTLDEEWENWKVKFNKQYSQDEETNRRTIWENALKFIEQHNREYAMGKHTYTVAMNQFGDLTNDEFNRLMNGFLMNEADNSTEEEDDEEFDDEEEDDEEFDDEEEDDVGRQRSIDWRKFGLVTPVKNQANCGSCWAFSAVGALEGQWKKSKGQLISMSEQNVLDCDKRSYGCQGGFMCSAFSTIRKLGGINSEQTYPYTAMKGDCRFRRDKVVAFLSEYKFFKGSERGLKRRVKRIGPLSVATDASRPTFQYYHGGVYDDRQCSSRNVNHAMLLIGYGRERGRKYWLIKNSWGTKWGDRGYLKLARNRRNRCGITRYVVYPLV from the exons ATGAAGTTCCCTTTGTTTCTGGGCTTTGTGCTGGGGTCATTTCTGGTTGTAGCCTCAGACTACATATTCAATTCAACACTGGATGAAGAATGGGAGAACTGGAAAGTAAAGTTCAACAAGCAGTACTCACAG GATGAGGAGACCAACAGGAGAACGATTTGGGAAAATGCTTTGAAGTTCATTGAACAGCACAATCGAGAGTATGCGATGGGGAAACACACATATACTGTGGCAATGAACCAGTTTGGAGATCTG ACCAATGACGAATTCAATAGGCTCATGAATGGATTCCTCATGAATGAAGCTGACAACTCAACtgaggaagaagatgatgaagagttTGATGACgaggaagaagatgatgaagagtttgatgatgaggaagaagatgatGTCGGAAGGCAAAGGTCTATTGACTGGAGGAAATTTGGTCTGGTCACACCAGTGAAGAATCAG GCTAACTGTGGCTCTTGCTGGGCCTTCAGTGCAGTGGGAGCTCTCGAGGGACAGTGGAAGAAATCAAAAGGTCAACTCATTTCTATGAGTGAGCAGAACGTGCTAGATTGTGACAAAAGATCTTATGGATGCCAAGGTGGATTTATGTGCAGCGCATTCTCTACAATAAGGAAGTTAGGTGGCATCAACTCTGAACAAACTTATCCATATACTGCAATG AAAGGAGACTGCAGATTTCGGAGAGACAAGGTTGTTGCCTTTCTCAGTGAATACAAATTCTTTAAAGGAAGTGAACGTGGTTTAAAAAGGAGAGTGAAACGTATTGGACCATTATCGGTTGCTACAGATGCAAGTCGTCCCACCTTCCAGTATTACCATGGAG GAGTCTACGATGATCGACAATGTAGCAGTAGAAATGTGAACCATGCTATGCTGTTGATTGGATAtggcagagagaggggaagaaaataTTGGCTTATTAAGAACAG TTGGGGAACCAAGTGGGGTGACCGTGGTTACCTTAAATTAGCAAGGAACAGGCGTAATCGCTGTGGAATAACCAGATACGTGGTCTATCCTCTTGTGTAA
- the LOC138758919 gene encoding cathepsin K-like isoform X2, with protein MKFPLFLGFVLGSFLVVASDYIFNSTLDEEWENWKVKFNKQYSQDEETNRRTIWENALKFIEQHNREYAMGKHTYTVAMNQFGDLTNDEFNRLMNGFLMNEADNSTEEEDDEEFDDEEEDDEEFDDEEEDDVGRQRSIDWRKFGLVTPVKNQANCGSCWAFSAVGALEGQWKKSKGQLISMSEQNVLDCDKRSYGCQGGFMCSAFSTIRKLGGINSEQTYPYTAMKGDCRFRRDKVVAFLSEYKFFKGSERGLKRRVKRIGPLSVATDASRPTFQYYHGGVYDDRQCSSRNVNHAMLLIGYGRERGRKYWLIKNRDRHAITSTTTECEWEGQHLPISAKWPF; from the exons ATGAAGTTCCCTTTGTTTCTGGGCTTTGTGCTGGGGTCATTTCTGGTTGTAGCCTCAGACTACATATTCAATTCAACACTGGATGAAGAATGGGAGAACTGGAAAGTAAAGTTCAACAAGCAGTACTCACAG GATGAGGAGACCAACAGGAGAACGATTTGGGAAAATGCTTTGAAGTTCATTGAACAGCACAATCGAGAGTATGCGATGGGGAAACACACATATACTGTGGCAATGAACCAGTTTGGAGATCTG ACCAATGACGAATTCAATAGGCTCATGAATGGATTCCTCATGAATGAAGCTGACAACTCAACtgaggaagaagatgatgaagagttTGATGACgaggaagaagatgatgaagagtttgatgatgaggaagaagatgatGTCGGAAGGCAAAGGTCTATTGACTGGAGGAAATTTGGTCTGGTCACACCAGTGAAGAATCAG GCTAACTGTGGCTCTTGCTGGGCCTTCAGTGCAGTGGGAGCTCTCGAGGGACAGTGGAAGAAATCAAAAGGTCAACTCATTTCTATGAGTGAGCAGAACGTGCTAGATTGTGACAAAAGATCTTATGGATGCCAAGGTGGATTTATGTGCAGCGCATTCTCTACAATAAGGAAGTTAGGTGGCATCAACTCTGAACAAACTTATCCATATACTGCAATG AAAGGAGACTGCAGATTTCGGAGAGACAAGGTTGTTGCCTTTCTCAGTGAATACAAATTCTTTAAAGGAAGTGAACGTGGTTTAAAAAGGAGAGTGAAACGTATTGGACCATTATCGGTTGCTACAGATGCAAGTCGTCCCACCTTCCAGTATTACCATGGAG GAGTCTACGATGATCGACAATGTAGCAGTAGAAATGTGAACCATGCTATGCTGTTGATTGGATAtggcagagagaggggaagaaaataTTGGCTTATTAAGAACAG agacagacatgccatcacatccacaaccactgagtgtgagtgggagggacagcatcttcccatctcagcaaaatggcccttctag